A genomic stretch from Flavobacterium sp. KS-LB2 includes:
- a CDS encoding glycosyltransferase family 2 protein, with amino-acid sequence MKESFLISVIIPAYNVEEYISECINSLCSKKTEAIEIIIVDDGSKDNTLNIIKTLEKNNSNITILTQSNSGVSAARNHGLSIAKGQYVYFMDSDDWVEQDFFNEIVTVCIKIKPDCIIFGYKKRNASGNFISTKNPMFSGEINSQKDKITLAKLFSNECGLAVWDKIIKKSILIENNIKFQEMRNAEDFVFSLDALNHSEKIYVLNKVLYNYRIQISGKRSDNYELVKNQIIAFKKFNDYFDFFKNQSLEVESFGKKIFIKWFGFVAPLNIVNFNRLNFTERKVLLKEQQNDFLVSQLLKKFSFHNLNRVNKILLLILKLRSTTLLYLTGFILSKSRKIYFK; translated from the coding sequence ATGAAGGAAAGTTTTTTGATTTCGGTTATAATACCAGCTTATAATGTAGAGGAATATATTTCAGAGTGCATAAATTCACTATGTTCTAAAAAAACTGAAGCCATAGAAATTATTATAGTTGACGATGGCTCGAAAGATAATACTTTAAATATTATTAAAACACTAGAAAAAAACAACAGCAATATTACGATACTAACACAATCTAATTCCGGGGTTAGTGCCGCAAGAAATCACGGCCTATCTATTGCCAAGGGTCAATATGTGTATTTTATGGATAGTGATGATTGGGTAGAGCAAGACTTTTTTAATGAAATAGTAACTGTTTGTATTAAAATAAAACCTGACTGTATCATTTTCGGTTACAAAAAAAGAAACGCTTCGGGAAATTTTATTAGCACTAAAAACCCTATGTTTTCTGGCGAAATAAATTCCCAAAAGGATAAAATTACTTTAGCAAAACTTTTTTCAAATGAATGTGGCTTAGCTGTCTGGGATAAAATTATAAAAAAGTCGATACTCATTGAAAATAACATCAAATTTCAAGAAATGCGTAATGCCGAAGACTTTGTGTTTTCCTTAGATGCTCTTAATCATTCCGAAAAAATTTATGTTTTAAATAAGGTTCTATATAATTACAGAATTCAAATTAGTGGAAAACGTAGTGATAATTATGAATTAGTAAAAAATCAGATAATTGCTTTTAAAAAGTTTAATGATTACTTCGATTTTTTTAAAAATCAGTCGCTTGAAGTAGAATCATTTGGAAAAAAAATTTTCATCAAATGGTTCGGTTTTGTAGCACCACTAAATATTGTAAACTTCAACAGGCTTAATTTTACAGAAAGAAAAGTACTTTTAAAGGAACAGCAAAACGATTTCCTAGTTTCACAGTTATTAAAAAAATTCTCATTTCATAATTTGAATAGGGTAAATAAAATTTTACTGTTGATTTTAAAATTAAGATCAACAACGCTTCTCTATCTCACAGGTTTTATTCTGAGTAAGTCAAGAAAAATATATTTTAAATAA
- a CDS encoding glycosyltransferase family 4 protein has translation MDKKKIIRITTVPISMNKILVGQLTFLNTYYNIIGVSSYVEKDFNEIEQREGIKMLDIPLMRTISIKQDFIALLKLIQLFRKERPDIVHTHTPKAGLLGMLASKITRIPVRLHTLGGMPLMELTGKKKKILEFTEKLTYKCAHKIYPNSKGLMDFILEYKFTTLDKVKVLGHGSSNGVDTAFFTRDYSGAEIETEALKDELGIKKTDFVFFFLGRLAKDKGIVELVAAFKKLNNPNLKLLLVGILETENSSLSSDTIETIQDDASIIFPGRTDNVRAYLRLADVFVFPSYREGFPNVLLQAGSMGLPVIATNINGCNEIITNGETGILIPVKDENVLAEKMTLLLENEALRQQFSHKIRKRVEEKFTHSIIWEAVLQEYDTYLK, from the coding sequence ATGGATAAAAAGAAAATTATACGCATAACCACAGTTCCCATTTCAATGAATAAAATTTTGGTTGGTCAACTAACATTTTTAAACACTTATTACAATATAATAGGAGTTTCTAGTTATGTAGAAAAGGACTTTAATGAAATAGAACAACGCGAAGGCATAAAAATGCTTGATATTCCATTAATGAGAACTATAAGTATAAAACAGGACTTTATAGCCCTGTTAAAGCTCATTCAATTATTCAGAAAAGAAAGACCAGATATTGTGCATACGCACACACCAAAAGCTGGTTTATTAGGAATGCTTGCCTCAAAAATAACGCGCATTCCTGTTAGGCTACATACTTTAGGAGGTATGCCATTGATGGAACTTACAGGAAAAAAAAAAAAAATATTAGAGTTTACAGAGAAACTAACCTATAAGTGTGCGCATAAAATTTATCCAAACTCTAAAGGTTTAATGGACTTCATCCTTGAGTACAAGTTTACAACCCTTGATAAAGTAAAAGTATTAGGACATGGTAGTTCCAATGGTGTAGATACAGCATTTTTCACAAGAGATTATTCAGGTGCAGAAATAGAGACAGAAGCACTGAAAGATGAATTAGGTATCAAAAAAACTGATTTTGTATTCTTTTTTTTGGGAAGGTTGGCCAAAGATAAAGGCATCGTAGAACTAGTTGCTGCTTTTAAAAAATTAAACAATCCCAATTTAAAATTATTACTTGTTGGCATTTTAGAAACAGAAAATAGCTCCTTATCATCAGATACAATTGAAACCATACAAGACGATGCTTCTATAATCTTCCCTGGTCGTACAGATAACGTGAGAGCCTATTTAAGATTGGCAGATGTTTTTGTTTTTCCTTCGTATCGAGAAGGATTTCCAAATGTATTGCTCCAAGCCGGTTCCATGGGACTTCCTGTAATTGCAACAAACATTAACGGTTGTAATGAAATTATTACCAACGGCGAGACTGGGATACTTATTCCTGTGAAGGATGAAAACGTCCTTGCCGAAAAAATGACCTTATTACTTGAAAACGAAGCCCTGCGACAACAATTTTCACATAAAATCAGAAAAAGAGTAGAAGAAAAGTTTACGCATAGCATAATTTGGGAGGCGGTTTTACAAGAATATGATACTTATTTAAAATAA
- a CDS encoding GT-D fold domain-containing glycosyltransferase, translating to MSAIYPIVIKIYPLPHVKSIPETIDAILAEQCSICRFGDSEFLYLTEKRDLPYQKQNERLRTYFKDILTSDNPKILIGLPVGYHSLTNLKKDSKTLWRAVISWTYPFLIKYLKKDKTYYNASMTRLYMDYEDTSLSGDWFKKVQSIWNDKDIMLIEGEKSRLGVGNNLFKNAKSVKRILGPAHNAFDQFDKLLNFANQQTKNHLVLVAMGPTAKPLAYELALIGFQALDIGNLDIEYEWFLKGAKTKVIIEGKYTSEAAGGRIVADIVNTDYENQVIARFLA from the coding sequence TTGAGTGCAATTTATCCTATTGTAATAAAAATATATCCTTTACCGCACGTTAAGTCAATTCCGGAAACAATTGATGCAATTTTAGCAGAACAATGTTCGATTTGTAGATTTGGAGATAGTGAATTTCTTTATTTAACGGAGAAAAGAGATTTGCCATATCAAAAACAAAATGAAAGATTAAGAACTTATTTTAAAGATATTCTAACATCAGACAACCCAAAAATCTTAATAGGATTACCAGTGGGCTATCACTCTTTAACTAATTTAAAAAAAGATTCCAAAACACTTTGGCGCGCAGTAATTTCTTGGACGTATCCCTTTTTAATAAAATATTTAAAAAAGGACAAAACATATTACAACGCTTCTATGACACGGTTATATATGGACTATGAAGACACCTCTCTCAGCGGTGATTGGTTCAAAAAAGTACAATCTATTTGGAATGATAAAGACATCATGCTCATTGAAGGCGAAAAAAGTAGATTGGGCGTGGGGAACAATCTTTTTAAAAATGCCAAAAGCGTCAAACGTATTTTAGGTCCTGCGCACAATGCCTTTGATCAATTTGATAAACTTCTTAATTTCGCAAATCAACAAACTAAAAATCATTTGGTGCTGGTAGCTATGGGGCCAACAGCCAAACCCTTGGCGTATGAATTAGCGCTAATAGGTTTTCAAGCTTTAGACATCGGAAATTTGGATATAGAATACGAATGGTTTTTAAAAGGCGCAAAAACAAAAGTAATTATTGAAGGTAAATATACTAGTGAAGCTGCTGGCGGCAGAATAGTGGCAGATATTGTCAACACAGATTACGAAAATCAGGTAATTGCAAGGTTTTTAGCATGA
- a CDS encoding glycosyltransferase, whose protein sequence is MKKKVFIVGPCLSMGGMERASVNTANALKEEGFEVVFVSIFKKAHFFKLNNGIVFEDPEGFNTKSLSLLKTVLWIKILIKAHKPQKVLAFNKFYGAITALAMMGNKTPFYISERSSPLFIWEQPIKTINRIAYWLKPPTGVIAQTSIAASYQKKYFPKSKIEVIPNILRSVTTYPEIKRRQVILAVGRLGDHLKGFDLLLKSFAMLKNTDWELHIAGGNENGQALKDLALKLGINNRLSFLGKVKDIDTIYAYAGIYVIPSRSEGFPNALAEAMAAVCCCVAFDFVAGPQDMIAHTTNGILVENGNINKMAEALDALILNPTLRQQLGEEAKKLADELDAKVISHKIMNFLELEQ, encoded by the coding sequence ATGAAGAAAAAAGTGTTCATTGTGGGTCCTTGCTTGAGTATGGGAGGTATGGAACGCGCTTCGGTAAATACTGCAAATGCGTTAAAAGAAGAGGGTTTTGAAGTTGTTTTTGTATCAATATTTAAAAAAGCACATTTTTTCAAATTAAATAACGGTATTGTATTTGAAGATCCAGAAGGTTTTAATACAAAAAGCTTATCCCTTTTAAAAACAGTTTTATGGATTAAAATTTTAATTAAAGCACACAAACCACAGAAAGTATTGGCGTTTAATAAATTTTATGGCGCGATTACCGCCTTGGCCATGATGGGCAATAAAACACCTTTCTACATTTCAGAACGATCGAGCCCTTTATTTATTTGGGAACAACCTATAAAAACCATTAATAGAATAGCCTATTGGTTAAAACCACCCACAGGAGTCATCGCGCAAACCAGCATCGCCGCAAGCTATCAAAAAAAATACTTTCCAAAGTCTAAAATTGAAGTCATCCCAAACATTTTACGTAGCGTTACCACCTATCCAGAAATAAAAAGGCGGCAGGTTATTTTGGCCGTTGGTCGTTTAGGTGATCACCTGAAAGGCTTTGATTTATTGTTAAAAAGTTTTGCTATGCTAAAAAACACAGATTGGGAGTTGCATATTGCCGGTGGCAATGAAAACGGACAAGCGTTAAAAGATTTAGCCCTCAAACTTGGTATTAATAACAGACTTTCATTTTTAGGGAAAGTAAAAGACATCGATACAATTTATGCTTATGCAGGAATTTATGTCATCCCTTCCAGAAGCGAAGGCTTTCCAAACGCTTTAGCAGAGGCTATGGCAGCAGTTTGTTGCTGTGTAGCATTCGATTTTGTAGCTGGACCACAAGATATGATAGCCCATACCACAAACGGTATATTGGTGGAAAACGGGAATATAAATAAAATGGCAGAAGCCCTGGATGCTTTAATACTAAATCCCACTTTAAGACAGCAATTAGGCGAAGAAGCTAAAAAGCTAGCCGATGAATTAGATGCAAAAGTAATTAGTCATAAAATAATGAATTTTTTAGAACTTGAACAATGA
- a CDS encoding sugar-transfer associated ATP-grasp domain-containing protein, with the protein MIQHTLYLGYYLKQMKWKLLKKFLTFAAKETGKSKTYLLLSSITSVYVYNISILEYFQFRFYSKNTYEKKQWAGTGYMYEYQLLMNPKEARHILDDKRQFYKAYQKYFVHTVAALEDLKNDLNLAKQLLLNPSGKMVFKAADGKCGVSVEVVNTIDFDTTSMIAYMETKGLDLVEEFITQHAAMNALSPSGVNTVRIFTQLDKNNEVIILGCRQRISVDSQVDNMAAGNIAAMVDEETGKISGPGIYSDITKKEEIIHPITGVLIIGFQVPFWNECIAMVKAAAKLHPQNRSIGWDIVVTDNGPGFIEGNHDWCKLLWQLPVNQGLKHTLEVHKK; encoded by the coding sequence ATGATACAACATACCTTATATCTTGGTTATTACCTAAAACAAATGAAATGGAAACTACTTAAAAAGTTTTTAACATTTGCTGCCAAAGAAACAGGAAAAAGCAAAACTTATTTATTACTGTCTAGTATTACGTCTGTGTATGTTTATAATATTTCGATACTTGAATATTTTCAGTTTCGTTTTTACAGCAAAAATACCTACGAAAAAAAGCAATGGGCAGGTACTGGATATATGTATGAATACCAGCTACTTATGAATCCTAAAGAAGCACGACACATTTTAGACGATAAGCGACAATTTTATAAGGCATATCAGAAATACTTTGTGCATACAGTTGCTGCTTTAGAAGATTTAAAAAATGATTTAAATTTAGCGAAGCAGTTATTACTAAATCCTTCTGGAAAAATGGTTTTCAAAGCAGCTGATGGCAAATGTGGGGTTTCTGTTGAGGTGGTAAATACCATAGATTTTGATACTACGTCGATGATAGCTTACATGGAAACCAAAGGATTAGACCTCGTTGAAGAATTTATCACTCAACATGCAGCAATGAATGCCTTGTCGCCTTCTGGTGTGAATACGGTGCGCATATTCACGCAGTTAGACAAAAATAATGAGGTGATAATCTTAGGATGCCGTCAAAGAATTTCTGTTGATTCCCAAGTCGATAATATGGCTGCAGGAAATATAGCGGCAATGGTCGATGAGGAGACAGGAAAGATATCTGGGCCAGGTATTTATAGCGATATTACTAAGAAGGAAGAGATTATACATCCGATTACTGGAGTTCTAATAATTGGATTTCAAGTTCCTTTCTGGAATGAATGTATTGCTATGGTAAAGGCGGCGGCAAAGCTGCATCCACAAAACCGTTCAATTGGATGGGATATTGTAGTAACTGATAATGGTCCTGGTTTTATCGAAGGAAATCATGATTGGTGCAAACTTCTATGGCAATTACCCGTAAATCAAGGTCTTAAACATACCCTAGAGGTACATAAAAAGTGA
- the asnB gene encoding asparagine synthase (glutamine-hydrolyzing) → MCGIFGFSARGITEQQLISATDKLVKRGPDDSGYFFNSPIGLGHRRLSIIDLSTGDQPMFNKDKSIIIVFNGEIYNFKNIREELELQGIQFTTKSDTEVIIEAYGAWGIEKCLEKLEGMFAFAIWDEKLQKLLVARDRFGEKPLYYTRNERGFFFASELKALLSFHDSKNLSKTALNLYLSLTYIPAPYTIYKDLFKVEAGCYLTVDLDGNFKSKQYYDFKSISYNNQQNQLQNYKDAKKELRIKLFDSVQERMISDVPLGSFLSGGIDSSVVTAIMAKLSSQPIKTFSIGFKEKEYDESERATLVAKHIGSDHTLFVVGHEDLLEIVDETLAYFDEPFGDSSVIPSMMVAKKAKEKVTVVLTGDCADELFGGYDKYLGKHYADQYNRYPKMMRAAFEKLIGIIPHTSKTNQILRKVKKVIHSAGLNPEQRYASLSSLGYNELQKNELLKPEFQENSIKVILKHFIGINGDELSKTFYSDVKLVLEGDMLTKVDRACMLNSLEARVPFLDSKIAEFSTKLPHHFKIEGTNKKKILKDTFSDLVPEETMSFSKKGFGIPIRLWFQNELKEKLEAQFKKTFIEEQGLFKYEAIQQLLTEHFNNKENHSAKLWLLFVFQKWYINHN, encoded by the coding sequence ATGTGCGGAATATTCGGATTTAGTGCTAGAGGCATCACAGAACAACAACTTATATCGGCTACCGATAAACTAGTTAAGAGAGGTCCAGATGATAGTGGCTACTTTTTTAACTCTCCTATAGGTTTAGGACATCGCCGCCTATCAATTATCGATTTAAGCACTGGTGATCAACCTATGTTTAATAAAGATAAATCAATAATTATAGTATTTAATGGCGAAATATACAATTTCAAAAACATTAGAGAAGAATTAGAATTGCAAGGAATTCAATTCACGACAAAAAGTGATACAGAAGTAATTATCGAAGCCTATGGAGCGTGGGGAATTGAAAAATGCCTTGAGAAACTCGAAGGTATGTTTGCTTTTGCTATATGGGACGAAAAGTTGCAAAAATTACTAGTTGCTCGCGATCGTTTTGGCGAAAAACCGCTGTATTACACTAGAAATGAAAGAGGATTCTTTTTTGCATCCGAACTAAAAGCATTACTTTCTTTTCACGACAGCAAAAACTTATCAAAAACAGCTTTAAATTTATATTTGAGCTTAACATATATTCCAGCACCATACACAATTTATAAAGATCTATTCAAAGTTGAAGCTGGTTGCTACCTTACCGTTGATTTGGATGGAAATTTCAAATCAAAACAATACTATGATTTTAAAAGTATCTCTTATAATAATCAGCAAAATCAGTTGCAAAATTATAAAGATGCCAAAAAGGAATTGCGAATAAAACTGTTTGATTCTGTTCAAGAGCGAATGATATCGGATGTTCCCTTAGGAAGTTTTTTGAGTGGAGGTATTGACTCTAGTGTAGTTACTGCTATCATGGCAAAATTGTCTTCTCAACCGATAAAAACTTTCTCTATAGGATTTAAAGAAAAGGAGTACGATGAAAGTGAAAGAGCTACGCTAGTAGCAAAACATATAGGCTCTGATCATACATTATTTGTAGTAGGGCACGAAGATTTGTTAGAAATTGTAGATGAAACTTTGGCTTATTTTGATGAACCCTTTGGCGATTCTTCTGTAATACCATCTATGATGGTGGCAAAAAAAGCCAAAGAAAAAGTGACAGTGGTATTAACTGGAGACTGTGCAGATGAACTTTTTGGTGGTTATGATAAATATTTAGGGAAGCACTATGCTGACCAATACAATAGATATCCAAAAATGATGCGAGCGGCTTTTGAAAAATTAATTGGAATTATTCCGCACACGAGTAAAACAAATCAGATTTTAAGAAAAGTAAAAAAAGTTATCCATTCTGCAGGGTTGAATCCCGAACAAAGATATGCATCTTTATCTTCTTTGGGCTATAACGAATTGCAAAAAAATGAATTGTTAAAACCAGAATTTCAAGAAAATTCTATTAAGGTTATTTTAAAACACTTTATTGGTATAAATGGAGACGAGTTGAGCAAAACTTTTTACAGCGATGTGAAATTAGTTTTAGAAGGCGATATGTTAACTAAAGTAGATCGTGCTTGTATGTTAAACTCATTGGAGGCGCGGGTACCTTTTTTGGATTCTAAAATAGCAGAATTTTCAACAAAATTGCCTCATCATTTCAAAATTGAGGGTACTAATAAGAAAAAGATTCTTAAAGATACTTTTAGCGATTTGGTTCCAGAGGAAACAATGAGCTTCAGTAAAAAAGGTTTTGGTATTCCAATTCGTTTGTGGTTTCAAAATGAACTAAAAGAGAAACTTGAAGCACAATTTAAAAAAACTTTTATAGAAGAACAAGGTCTTTTTAAATACGAGGCAATACAACAATTACTCACAGAACATTTCAACAATAAAGAAAACCATAGTGCTAAATTATGGCTACTGTTTGTGTTTCAGAAATGGTATATAAATCATAATTAA
- a CDS encoding sugar transferase produces MYKFIKRTADIIFSLLGLILIIPFILIVITLLKFTDEGEIFYLQERMGLNNKPFNIYKFATMLKDSPNLGNKTLTVRNDPRITKVGQFLRITKINELPQILNVIKGDMSLVGPRPLLPKSFEKYTVAVQNVIYKNRPGITGLGSLVFRDEELLVTTYKELGKDPIEYYKKYIYPHKGALEEWYFYNCSILVDIKILFLTFWSLINSDSQIVYKVLKNLPLKPDSLTVSGIAKL; encoded by the coding sequence ATGTACAAATTCATCAAAAGAACAGCGGACATTATTTTTTCTTTACTAGGATTGATTCTGATAATCCCTTTTATTTTAATTGTAATTACACTACTAAAATTCACAGATGAAGGTGAAATATTTTACTTACAAGAGCGAATGGGACTGAATAACAAACCGTTTAATATCTACAAATTTGCTACGATGCTAAAAGATAGTCCAAATCTGGGTAACAAAACATTAACGGTACGAAATGATCCCAGAATTACTAAAGTAGGCCAGTTTTTAAGAATTACTAAAATAAATGAATTACCACAAATTTTAAATGTAATCAAAGGAGATATGTCTTTAGTAGGCCCTAGACCATTGTTGCCCAAAAGTTTTGAAAAATATACGGTAGCAGTGCAAAATGTAATTTACAAAAACAGACCAGGAATTACAGGACTCGGTTCACTTGTGTTTAGAGATGAAGAGTTATTAGTTACTACATATAAAGAGTTAGGGAAAGATCCTATAGAATACTACAAAAAATATATTTATCCCCATAAAGGTGCTCTTGAAGAATGGTATTTTTATAACTGCTCAATACTAGTTGACATAAAAATACTTTTTCTAACTTTCTGGTCATTAATAAATTCTGATTCTCAGATAGTTTACAAAGTCTTAAAAAACCTGCCGCTAAAACCAGATTCGTTAACTGTATCAGGGATAGCCAAATTATAA